A window from Enterocloster bolteae encodes these proteins:
- a CDS encoding ABC transporter substrate-binding protein gives MRLKKTVALALVTAMAATMAAGCGSSSSDKGSAAPESTAAGSEAAGGEADSKETEKGAASGEKQKLTVSVWDNDATPQFTSVTKAFMEKYPDVEVEYIDAPSDEYANKVTVMLAGGDADPDVIFIKDTENQVTMKDKGQILNLDEYIAKDGIDLTMYNGVADQLKMDGSSYTLPFRKDWYMLYFNKDLFDKAGVPYPSADMTWDEYEELAKKMTSGEGSAKVYGTHNHTWQALVSNWAVQDGKNTLMSEDYSFLKPYYEQALRMQDEGVVQSYANLKTGSIHYISVFEQQQCAMIPMGSWFIGTLTQDKDAGKFDFNWGVTAIPHPADTKAGATVGSTTPVAINAKSDVPDLAWEYVKFVTGEEGAQVLADNGIFPAAESQAISDKLAAIPGFPEDGQDALKTTSWVLDRPLDAKMAAVRKVLEEEHDLIMIGEEDVDTGIANMNQRAQEARED, from the coding sequence ATGAGATTAAAGAAAACAGTGGCATTGGCTCTGGTGACCGCCATGGCGGCAACCATGGCAGCGGGCTGCGGCAGTTCATCCTCAGACAAGGGTTCAGCGGCACCTGAGAGCACGGCGGCAGGCAGCGAAGCAGCAGGCGGCGAGGCTGACAGCAAGGAGACAGAGAAAGGGGCTGCCTCAGGGGAAAAGCAGAAACTGACCGTATCTGTGTGGGACAACGACGCTACACCTCAGTTTACTTCCGTGACAAAGGCATTCATGGAAAAATATCCGGATGTGGAAGTGGAGTATATTGACGCCCCTTCTGATGAGTACGCAAACAAGGTGACTGTCATGCTGGCAGGCGGCGATGCTGACCCGGACGTGATTTTCATAAAGGATACAGAGAACCAGGTTACCATGAAGGACAAGGGACAGATTCTGAACCTGGATGAGTATATTGCAAAGGACGGAATCGACCTGACCATGTACAACGGTGTTGCCGACCAGTTAAAGATGGATGGCAGCAGCTACACCCTTCCTTTCCGTAAGGACTGGTATATGCTCTACTTTAACAAGGATTTATTTGACAAGGCAGGGGTTCCTTATCCTTCCGCAGACATGACATGGGATGAGTATGAGGAGCTGGCTAAGAAGATGACAAGCGGCGAGGGCAGCGCAAAGGTATACGGAACACACAACCATACCTGGCAGGCGCTGGTGTCCAACTGGGCCGTACAGGATGGCAAGAACACCCTTATGAGCGAGGATTACAGCTTCTTAAAGCCATATTATGAGCAGGCATTAAGGATGCAGGACGAGGGCGTGGTACAGAGCTATGCCAACTTAAAGACAGGCAGCATCCATTATATCAGCGTATTTGAGCAGCAGCAGTGCGCCATGATTCCCATGGGTTCATGGTTCATCGGAACCCTGACACAGGATAAGGACGCGGGCAAGTTTGACTTTAACTGGGGCGTGACCGCCATTCCTCACCCGGCTGATACAAAGGCAGGCGCTACGGTTGGCTCCACCACACCGGTTGCCATCAATGCAAAGTCCGATGTGCCGGATCTGGCATGGGAGTATGTGAAGTTCGTAACCGGCGAAGAGGGCGCCCAGGTACTGGCTGACAACGGAATCTTCCCGGCAGCAGAGTCCCAGGCCATCAGCGACAAGCTGGCAGCAATCCCCGGATTCCCTGAGGATGGACAGGACGCGCTTAAGACCACCAGCTGGGTACTGGACCGTCCTTTGGATGCCAAGATGGCAGCTGTGAGAAAGGTGCTGGAGGAAGAGCATGACCTGATTATGATTGGCGAGGAGGATGTGGACACAGGCATCGCCAATATGAACCAGAGGGCACAGGAAGCCAGAGAAGACTAA
- a CDS encoding response regulator transcription factor, whose translation MYRVMIVDDEPLILAGIASLLDWKEYGCEISGKAANGQQALKLMEEQKPDIVITDIKMPGMDGIGFMKAVKERGWDDVIFILLTNLEEFSLARQALSLGAVEYLVKMELTEEKLADSLKLAMERREMKRKAEAAGTAVTVSREEAVRGYIEKLLTDGGTFSGGASSGNAGEASAQNQGEGYDSCLRRPVLAIISFNYGYEGFSSDFTREDQKKVISFAENIIEQMVKGYFDHSCLVRRELNSLVLVMSTDGIEDYREQIRSLGEKIISVVKDYFEVSVSVAVSSRKESLGEFGALLYEAMSATNHYFYHSLDPVVFYSEECETSARHTGSFHIGFLKKDLSQAVALNDSGRLEEILNQVACLLREHNPSRQQAVNACANLYFFLSSFFEDGEEPDFPYEVNIMEKLGRLGTLGQIIQWINWFKEAVSRILERRRDTRVDKIAEMVREYVMEHYKERITLGQAAEALNISQGYLSTAFKKQSGESFTNYVSAIKIEKAKELIASHQYMMYEVSDLLGFDTPFYFSKVFKKVTGMSPKEYEAQCLKQKKL comes from the coding sequence ATGTATCGTGTGATGATAGTGGATGATGAGCCGTTGATTCTGGCGGGTATCGCATCCCTTCTTGATTGGAAAGAGTATGGATGTGAGATTTCCGGGAAGGCCGCAAACGGCCAGCAGGCTCTAAAGCTTATGGAGGAACAGAAGCCTGATATTGTGATAACGGATATCAAGATGCCTGGAATGGACGGAATCGGGTTTATGAAGGCTGTGAAGGAACGGGGATGGGATGATGTGATTTTTATCCTGCTGACCAATCTGGAGGAATTCAGCCTGGCCAGACAGGCATTGTCCCTGGGTGCCGTGGAGTATCTGGTAAAGATGGAGCTGACAGAGGAAAAGCTGGCGGACAGCTTAAAGCTTGCCATGGAACGGCGGGAGATGAAGCGCAAGGCAGAGGCGGCGGGTACGGCTGTGACTGTTTCCAGGGAAGAGGCTGTCAGGGGATACATCGAAAAGCTTCTGACAGATGGAGGAACATTTAGCGGAGGAGCCAGCTCCGGTAATGCAGGTGAAGCCAGCGCACAAAATCAGGGGGAGGGGTACGATTCGTGTCTGAGGCGGCCGGTGCTGGCCATTATCAGCTTTAACTACGGATATGAAGGATTCTCCTCTGATTTTACAAGGGAGGATCAGAAAAAGGTCATTTCCTTTGCGGAAAATATCATCGAACAGATGGTGAAGGGGTATTTTGACCACAGCTGCCTGGTGCGCCGGGAACTGAACAGTCTGGTGTTAGTGATGTCCACAGATGGAATAGAGGACTACAGGGAACAGATACGCAGCCTTGGGGAGAAAATCATATCCGTGGTTAAGGATTATTTTGAAGTGTCTGTGTCCGTGGCTGTCAGCAGCAGGAAGGAGAGCCTGGGAGAGTTCGGAGCCCTTCTGTACGAGGCCATGAGCGCCACCAACCATTATTTTTATCACTCCCTGGACCCGGTGGTATTCTATTCCGAGGAATGCGAGACCAGCGCCAGGCATACGGGAAGCTTCCACATCGGATTCCTGAAAAAGGATCTGTCCCAGGCAGTGGCTTTAAATGACAGCGGACGCCTGGAGGAGATACTGAACCAGGTGGCATGTCTGCTAAGGGAGCATAATCCTTCCAGGCAGCAGGCGGTCAATGCCTGCGCCAATCTGTATTTTTTCCTGTCCTCCTTCTTTGAGGACGGGGAGGAGCCGGATTTTCCCTATGAGGTCAATATTATGGAAAAGCTGGGACGGCTGGGGACCCTGGGGCAGATCATACAGTGGATTAACTGGTTTAAGGAGGCGGTTTCGCGGATTCTGGAGCGGCGCAGGGATACCAGGGTGGATAAGATTGCGGAGATGGTCAGGGAGTATGTGATGGAGCATTATAAGGAGCGCATTACCCTGGGACAGGCAGCCGAGGCGCTGAATATAAGCCAGGGTTATCTGAGCACTGCCTTTAAGAAGCAGTCCGGTGAATCCTTTACAAACTATGTGTCCGCCATCAAGATTGAGAAGGCAAAGGAGCTGATAGCCAGCCATCAGTATATGATGTACGAGGTATCGGATTTGCTGGGCTTTGATACGCCTTTTTATTTCAGCAAGGTGTTTAAGAAGGTTACGGGCATGTCGCCGAAAGAATATGAGGCCCAGTGCCTGAAGCAGAAAAAATTATAA
- a CDS encoding alginate lyase family protein produces the protein MENKKIDMKWCSGYCRQYWPEECAHILRIADDAVAQRFLFDLPWDMEQTVKAVTFEGKIDWRHMPEGDPEFIYQFNRHRYWICMGQAYALTGDGKYARCFVNQLYSWLEDNPINQETKNTTWRTIEAGIRGENWVKAMEYFEDCPVVTRAVRERFLEGLRVHGEYLMDCRVPFSDKSNWGVLESHGLFAIGAYLMKCRGNASGEDVAGAAAHDTAAHDTAATDAAAGLARRGEAYVAEAVLRLVRELDIQIMDDGVQWEQSPMYHNEVLRCLLEVLRVAGQQGISLPRSLPEKARAMALADLAWMKPDRTQPLNGDSDRTDLRDVFTPAAWILKDNRLRYAGYDRLDFESVWDLGADAALEYESMRSETPECLFHALEQSGNWCLRSGWDRNADYLHFKCGSLGGGHGHFDKLHVDLSIAGEDVLIDSGRYTYVDGSLRRQLKSSCAHNVPVVDWQEYTQCTGSWDVKGRTAPAGQDWSQKGPYTFLQGTHLGYLPAGVLVNRRIISIGTRIHMIADEFYGTGTHVLSQVFHLNPAGSVEMREDVFLYHGIRAEAAFYRVAPWSGGGGGKMELEETPVSFHYNQLEYAPCVSLWRESALPCSMLTVAAGYETGSGNPYTVSRVSVTSPVTGRCLKDEEAEAVRIQDGKHSWLVVLNHLETGADGEYIGAEGRYGLGRVMVCDEADREGRMTVLQW, from the coding sequence ATGGAGAATAAGAAGATTGACATGAAATGGTGCAGCGGATACTGCAGGCAGTACTGGCCGGAGGAATGTGCCCATATTCTGCGGATTGCAGATGACGCAGTGGCACAAAGATTCCTGTTTGACCTTCCCTGGGACATGGAACAGACCGTAAAGGCCGTGACATTTGAGGGAAAAATCGACTGGCGGCATATGCCCGAAGGCGACCCGGAATTCATATACCAGTTTAACCGCCACCGGTACTGGATCTGTATGGGCCAGGCATATGCCCTGACCGGGGACGGGAAATATGCCAGGTGTTTTGTGAACCAGCTGTATTCCTGGCTGGAGGACAATCCCATAAACCAGGAGACAAAGAACACTACCTGGAGGACCATAGAGGCAGGTATCCGGGGAGAAAACTGGGTAAAGGCCATGGAATATTTTGAGGACTGTCCTGTGGTGACCCGGGCGGTAAGGGAACGGTTTCTGGAAGGGCTCCGGGTCCACGGGGAATATCTGATGGACTGCCGGGTGCCGTTCAGTGATAAGAGCAACTGGGGAGTGCTGGAAAGCCACGGACTGTTTGCCATTGGCGCATATCTTATGAAATGTAGAGGAAATGCCTCGGGAGAAGATGTCGCGGGCGCAGCTGCTCATGATACAGCTGCCCATGATACAGCTGCCACGGACGCAGCCGCGGGCCTTGCACGCCGGGGGGAAGCCTATGTGGCAGAGGCCGTCCTGCGCCTGGTGCGGGAACTGGATATCCAGATTATGGATGACGGAGTCCAGTGGGAGCAGTCTCCCATGTACCACAACGAGGTGCTGCGCTGTCTGCTGGAGGTGCTGCGCGTGGCAGGGCAACAGGGAATCAGCCTGCCCCGGTCCCTTCCTGAAAAAGCCAGGGCAATGGCCTTGGCGGACCTGGCCTGGATGAAGCCTGACAGGACCCAGCCCTTAAATGGTGACAGCGACAGGACGGACCTGCGGGATGTGTTCACCCCTGCGGCCTGGATTTTAAAGGATAACCGGCTCAGGTATGCCGGATACGACCGCCTGGATTTTGAGAGCGTCTGGGATCTTGGGGCGGATGCTGCCCTGGAATACGAGAGCATGAGATCCGAGACGCCGGAATGCCTTTTTCATGCCCTGGAGCAAAGCGGAAACTGGTGCCTCCGGTCCGGATGGGACAGAAATGCGGATTACCTCCACTTTAAGTGCGGTTCCCTGGGAGGCGGCCATGGACATTTTGACAAACTGCATGTGGATTTGTCCATAGCCGGGGAAGATGTGCTTATTGATTCCGGAAGATATACCTATGTGGACGGCAGCCTGCGCAGGCAGCTTAAGTCCTCCTGTGCCCACAATGTGCCTGTGGTGGACTGGCAGGAATATACCCAGTGCACCGGTTCCTGGGACGTGAAAGGAAGGACCGCGCCCGCGGGACAGGACTGGAGCCAAAAGGGGCCGTATACATTTTTACAGGGAACCCATCTGGGATATCTGCCTGCCGGGGTTCTGGTAAACCGCAGAATTATATCCATAGGAACCAGGATTCATATGATCGCCGATGAATTTTATGGAACGGGAACCCATGTGCTGAGCCAGGTATTCCATCTGAATCCCGCCGGAAGCGTGGAAATGCGGGAGGATGTCTTTCTGTACCATGGAATTAGGGCAGAGGCAGCGTTTTACAGGGTGGCCCCGTGGTCTGGTGGGGGCGGCGGCAAAATGGAGCTGGAAGAGACTCCGGTGTCCTTTCACTATAACCAGCTGGAATACGCACCCTGCGTCAGTCTGTGGCGGGAATCCGCTCTGCCCTGCTCCATGCTGACAGTGGCAGCCGGATACGAAACAGGCAGCGGCAACCCCTATACGGTCAGCCGCGTATCTGTCACCTCCCCTGTTACCGGCAGATGCTTAAAGGACGAGGAGGCGGAAGCGGTGCGGATACAGGATGGAAAACATTCCTGGCTGGTAGTCCTGAATCATCTGGAAACTGGGGCGGACGGCGAATACATCGGCGCGGAAGGTAGATACGGCCTGGGG
- a CDS encoding carbohydrate ABC transporter permease, whose translation METRTLKSKIGIYMLLSVLAVLVVIPFGWMLLASVKTSNEVFSIPMKLFPKEFQWVNYQTIWDKIPLLVFFKNTFKIAVCTTLLQVLTSCFAAYGFSKVEFKGRDFLFLVSVTTFAVPWQAYMVPQFALISRMGLTDSHLGLILMQAFSGFGVFLIRQFMIGVPNELLEAARIDGLSEYGIFAKIALPLVKPGIATLVIFTFVNIWNDFMGPLIYLNSTKLKTIQLGIRMFISQYGADYALIMAASVCSLVPVLIVFMVCQKWFVEGITAGGVKG comes from the coding sequence ATGGAAACGAGAACGTTAAAAAGTAAAATAGGTATCTATATGCTGCTGAGCGTGCTGGCAGTGCTGGTGGTCATTCCCTTTGGGTGGATGCTCCTGGCGTCCGTAAAAACCAGCAATGAGGTGTTCAGCATTCCCATGAAGCTGTTTCCAAAGGAATTCCAGTGGGTGAACTACCAGACCATCTGGGATAAGATACCCCTTCTGGTTTTCTTTAAGAATACCTTTAAGATAGCGGTGTGCACCACCCTGCTCCAGGTGCTGACCAGCTGTTTTGCCGCTTACGGTTTTTCCAAGGTGGAGTTTAAGGGAAGGGATTTCCTGTTCCTGGTATCGGTCACCACCTTTGCAGTGCCCTGGCAGGCATATATGGTGCCTCAGTTTGCCCTTATTTCCAGGATGGGCCTTACGGATTCCCATCTGGGGCTGATTCTGATGCAGGCTTTTTCCGGCTTTGGCGTGTTCCTAATCCGTCAGTTTATGATAGGGGTGCCCAATGAGCTTTTGGAGGCGGCCAGGATAGACGGTCTTTCCGAGTATGGGATTTTCGCAAAGATTGCCCTGCCCCTTGTGAAGCCAGGCATCGCAACCCTGGTGATCTTTACATTTGTAAATATCTGGAATGATTTTATGGGACCATTGATTTATTTAAACAGCACCAAGTTAAAGACCATCCAGTTAGGTATCCGCATGTTCATTTCCCAGTACGGGGCCGACTATGCGTTGATTATGGCGGCGTCTGTGTGCTCCCTGGTTCCGGTGCTGATTGTGTTCATGGTATGCCAGAAGTGGTTTGTGGAGGGCATTACGGCCGGCGGTGTAAAGGGCTGA
- a CDS encoding iron-containing alcohol dehydrogenase — protein MHNFQYYTPTKVVFGKDTEKQTGSLVKEQGGKKVLIHYGGGSVIRSGLLDRVKASLAAEHMDFVELGGAVPNPRLGLVYEGIELCKKEGVDFILAVGGGSAIDSAKAIGYGAVNEGDVWDFYDYKRQPSHCLPIGVVLTIAATGSEMSDSSVITKEDGWIKRGYSNDLSRPRFAVMNPDLTKTLPDYQTACGCTDILMHTMERYFTNGGNMEITDSMAEALMRTVIKNAKILAEDPLNYDARAEILWAGSLSHNGLTGCGNAGGDFASHALEHEIGGLFDVAHGAGLAAIWGSWARYVYKNCLPRFHRFAVNVMGIEDLGAPDDTALKGICAMEDFYRAIHMPTSLQELGIAPTDGDLKTMARKCAVASGGQKGSAMVLHEDDMLAIYRMADHGPEKTAAH, from the coding sequence ATGCACAATTTTCAGTATTACACACCTACAAAAGTGGTTTTTGGAAAGGACACGGAAAAACAGACCGGATCTCTTGTAAAGGAGCAGGGAGGCAAAAAGGTCCTGATCCACTACGGAGGCGGAAGCGTGATACGTTCCGGTCTTCTTGACAGGGTTAAGGCTTCACTGGCGGCCGAACACATGGATTTTGTGGAATTGGGAGGCGCTGTGCCCAATCCCAGGCTGGGTCTGGTCTATGAAGGCATTGAATTATGTAAAAAAGAGGGCGTTGATTTCATCCTGGCCGTTGGAGGCGGAAGCGCCATCGACTCCGCAAAGGCAATCGGTTATGGAGCGGTGAATGAGGGCGATGTATGGGATTTTTATGACTATAAGCGCCAGCCGTCCCACTGCCTCCCCATCGGCGTTGTCCTGACCATTGCCGCCACCGGCAGCGAGATGAGCGATTCCTCTGTCATCACCAAGGAAGACGGATGGATCAAACGCGGCTACAGCAATGACCTCAGCCGCCCCAGATTTGCAGTCATGAACCCGGATCTCACAAAAACACTTCCTGATTACCAGACAGCCTGCGGGTGTACGGATATCCTCATGCACACCATGGAGCGGTACTTCACAAACGGCGGCAACATGGAAATAACGGACAGTATGGCGGAAGCACTGATGCGCACCGTCATTAAAAATGCAAAAATCCTTGCGGAGGATCCCCTGAACTACGATGCCCGCGCAGAAATTTTATGGGCCGGCAGCCTTTCCCACAATGGACTTACCGGCTGCGGAAATGCCGGGGGTGACTTTGCCTCCCATGCATTGGAGCATGAAATCGGCGGACTGTTTGATGTTGCCCATGGAGCCGGACTGGCTGCAATCTGGGGAAGCTGGGCAAGATATGTCTATAAAAACTGCCTGCCCCGGTTCCACCGCTTTGCCGTCAATGTAATGGGAATTGAGGACCTCGGCGCACCTGATGATACAGCCCTTAAGGGCATCTGCGCAATGGAGGACTTTTACCGCGCCATCCATATGCCCACCTCCTTGCAGGAGCTGGGAATCGCGCCCACGGACGGGGATTTAAAGACAATGGCCCGCAAATGCGCGGTGGCGTCCGGCGGGCAGAAAGGCTCTGCCATGGTTCTTCATGAAGATGATATGCTGGCAATATACAGAATGGCGGACCATGGACCTGAAAAGACTGCCGCACATTAG
- a CDS encoding carbohydrate ABC transporter permease, which produces MTGKQKKKWKRNAIGYSFILPNFIGYFIFIFVPVILTFVLCVMKWDGSSTPMEFVGLKNFVKLFHDSGFRISVTNTLYYAVFTVPLTMVAALLIAVLLNSKIKGIVVYRTAFFFPYVASLVAVGAVWNMLFQPEFGPVNEFLKFIGIANPPKWCASTDWAMTVIIIVSVWKYMGYYMVVYLAALQGISQDLYEAASIDGATGFKKFRYITIPMLKPTTFFVIIMMTIQCFKVFDLIYVMTGGGPGRSTNVLVNHIYNAAFVDFKFGYASASALVLFAIVLVVTLVQFQGEKKFTDYV; this is translated from the coding sequence ATGACAGGAAAACAGAAAAAAAAATGGAAGAGGAACGCCATCGGTTACTCTTTTATCCTTCCTAATTTTATCGGATATTTTATATTTATCTTTGTTCCGGTAATATTGACATTTGTCTTATGTGTGATGAAATGGGACGGATCCAGCACACCTATGGAGTTTGTGGGGCTTAAAAATTTCGTGAAGCTGTTTCATGACAGCGGCTTTCGGATTTCTGTCACAAACACCCTGTATTACGCGGTGTTTACCGTGCCTCTTACCATGGTGGCGGCCCTTCTCATCGCTGTGCTGTTAAATTCCAAGATAAAGGGCATTGTGGTGTACAGGACTGCGTTTTTCTTCCCCTATGTGGCCTCCCTGGTAGCGGTGGGCGCAGTGTGGAACATGCTGTTCCAGCCGGAATTCGGCCCTGTCAATGAATTCCTCAAATTCATCGGCATTGCCAATCCGCCCAAGTGGTGCGCATCCACGGACTGGGCCATGACCGTTATTATCATTGTCAGCGTGTGGAAGTATATGGGGTATTACATGGTGGTGTATCTGGCGGCTCTCCAGGGTATTTCCCAGGATTTGTACGAGGCTGCCAGCATCGACGGCGCCACGGGCTTCAAGAAATTCCGCTATATCACCATTCCCATGTTAAAGCCAACCACGTTTTTCGTTATCATCATGATGACCATTCAGTGCTTTAAGGTATTCGACCTGATCTATGTCATGACCGGCGGCGGGCCCGGAAGATCCACCAATGTACTGGTGAACCATATCTACAACGCGGCCTTTGTGGACTTTAAGTTCGGCTATGCCAGCGCCAGCGCCCTTGTGCTCTTTGCCATTGTGCTGGTGGTGACCCTGGTCCAGTTCCAGGGCGAAAAGAAGTTCACGGATTACGTATAG
- a CDS encoding sensor histidine kinase: MRELIWGKTLRSRLIRYNFFIIWVIAIFVSVCTYITASRKTLEVAKNSLQHHVESISYRYQLAYEEMINIVLNCTERKTFNLGEIGRGLTPGARKKGLDYAELIKDYCAISEYGDYIVKLSVFDDRGGMVQTGSSFGSTDDAKGILDGGWLDRELDKTMDSYELDLVDSPFFQHEGQVLPIARTLTGSRSVPGGWVVLCLSTDLFQDVLKDTSGGQEAVVVTSEGKLIASLYEPEDHREENDRVIRQLQQSGQDKGLLEMKIHGRNSLVAFEQYDRSGVMVYETITLDSLSNDRLMIIQTVIIMFAACLIFGFILSVLITNQIKKPIDRLVRHIGHVAAGNFTRDPDIEGEDEIGTVGKVVNDMSERIDTLMAERLEHEKEKGDLELKMLQAQINPHFLYNTLDSIRWIAVIQKNSGIVKMVTALSGLLKNMAKGFNEKVTLQKELDFLGDYVTIEKVKYVELFDLEVRVDEPELYEALVIKLTLQPLVENAIFNGIEPGGKHGTILIHAYREGDVFIIKVRDNGVGIAREKMASILNHTEKVKGSSMSGIGLPNVDRRIKLNYGEEYGLTIESQEGEFTEITIKMPLEYECEGESR, encoded by the coding sequence ATGAGAGAGCTGATTTGGGGGAAGACGCTGCGGTCCCGGCTGATCCGGTATAACTTTTTTATTATCTGGGTTATAGCCATATTTGTCAGTGTTTGTACCTATATTACGGCCAGCAGGAAAACGCTGGAGGTGGCCAAGAACTCGCTGCAGCATCATGTGGAGAGTATATCCTACCGGTATCAGCTGGCCTACGAGGAAATGATTAACATTGTCCTCAACTGCACGGAGAGAAAGACCTTTAACCTGGGGGAAATCGGGCGGGGACTTACGCCCGGGGCCAGGAAGAAGGGGCTGGATTACGCGGAGCTTATCAAGGATTACTGCGCTATTTCGGAGTATGGGGATTATATTGTGAAGCTGTCCGTGTTTGATGACCGGGGAGGGATGGTGCAGACCGGTTCTTCCTTTGGAAGCACGGATGATGCGAAGGGGATTCTGGATGGGGGATGGCTGGACCGGGAGCTGGATAAGACCATGGACAGCTATGAGCTGGATTTGGTGGACTCTCCCTTTTTCCAGCATGAAGGACAGGTCCTGCCCATTGCCAGGACACTGACCGGAAGCAGGTCGGTTCCGGGAGGATGGGTGGTGCTCTGCCTGTCCACGGATCTGTTTCAGGATGTGCTTAAGGATACCTCGGGAGGCCAGGAGGCCGTGGTGGTGACCAGTGAGGGAAAACTCATTGCCTCCCTCTATGAACCGGAGGACCATCGGGAGGAAAATGACAGGGTAATCAGGCAGCTGCAGCAGTCGGGGCAGGACAAGGGGCTGCTGGAGATGAAGATTCACGGCAGGAACAGCCTGGTGGCCTTTGAACAATATGACCGCAGCGGCGTCATGGTCTATGAGACCATTACCCTGGACAGTCTCAGCAATGACAGGCTCATGATTATCCAGACCGTCATCATCATGTTTGCGGCCTGCCTGATTTTCGGATTTATTCTGTCGGTGCTGATTACCAATCAGATTAAAAAGCCCATTGACCGGCTGGTCAGGCACATCGGCCATGTGGCTGCGGGAAATTTCACCAGGGACCCGGACATAGAGGGGGAGGATGAAATCGGCACCGTGGGCAAGGTTGTAAATGACATGTCGGAGCGGATTGATACCCTGATGGCGGAACGGCTGGAACATGAGAAGGAGAAGGGGGATTTGGAGCTGAAAATGCTTCAGGCCCAAATCAATCCCCATTTTCTCTACAATACCCTGGATTCCATACGGTGGATTGCCGTCATACAGAAGAACAGCGGGATTGTCAAGATGGTTACGGCCCTGTCCGGCCTGCTTAAGAATATGGCCAAGGGATTCAATGAAAAGGTGACCCTGCAGAAGGAACTGGATTTCCTGGGGGATTATGTCACCATCGAAAAGGTGAAGTATGTGGAGCTCTTCGACCTGGAGGTCCGGGTGGATGAGCCGGAGCTTTATGAGGCCCTGGTCATCAAGCTTACCCTTCAGCCCCTGGTGGAGAATGCTATTTTCAATGGAATTGAACCGGGAGGAAAGCACGGCACCATCTTAATCCATGCTTACAGGGAAGGGGATGTGTTCATCATCAAGGTGAGGGATAACGGCGTGGGAATTGCGCGGGAAAAGATGGCCTCGATTCTGAACCATACGGAAAAGGTAAAGGGCAGCTCCATGAGCGGAATCGGCCTTCCCAATGTGGACCGGCGTATCAAGCTTAACTATGGAGAGGAATACGGCCTTACGATTGAGAGCCAGGAAGGGGAATTTACAGAAATCACCATAAAAATGCCGCTTGAATATGAATGCGAAGGTGAATCCAGATAA